The following coding sequences lie in one Zingiber officinale cultivar Zhangliang chromosome 2B, Zo_v1.1, whole genome shotgun sequence genomic window:
- the LOC122044980 gene encoding chaperone protein dnaJ C76, chloroplastic-like, whose amino-acid sequence MASLLAPVRTELLLEFPKLAPCYGNRWRSRAAAEYLRPGRHRRDSRKWKRDVKIAAANVEGFSSRDGVAEDYYAVLGLVSDATPRQIKEAYYTCMKSCHPDLSGNDPDINNFCMFINEVYAVLSDPVQRMVYDEIHGYAATAMNPFLDDSAPKDHTFVDEFCCIGCKNCANVAPDVFKIEEDFGRARVCSQSGNLNLVQEAIDTCPVDCIHWTSAAQLSLLEDEMRRVERVNVGLMLAGMGRSSMDVFRMASSRWEKRQAKVLEKAKMQMMKPKDSDKSGFTSAFWNNIWGSPKNTEEAVKARAKSAAAAARRWREYSRKGADRRPTFKLPEAISNKE is encoded by the exons ATGGCCTCATTGCTCGCGCCGGTGCGCACCGAATTGCTTCTCGAATTCCCCAAGTTAGCGCCGTGTTATGGAAACCGGTGGCGGAGCAGAGCGGCCGCGGAGTATTTGAGGCCTGGCCGCCATCGCCGGGATAGCCGGAAGTGGAAGAGGGACGTTAAGATCGCTGCGGCGAATGTTGAGGGTTTCTCGTCACGAGATGGCGTTGCCGAAGATTACTACGCTGTTCTCGGGCTG GTGTCAGATGCCACTCCTCGGCAGATAAAGGAAGCTTATTATACTTGTATGAAATCATGCCATCCTGACTTGAGCGGGAATGATCCAGATATCAATAACTTCTGCATGTTTATCAATGAGGTCTATGCG GTGCTCAGTGATCCTGTGCAGCGTATGGTATATGATGAAATTCATGGATATGCTGCAACAGCTATGAATCCTTTCTTGGATGATAGTGCTCCAAAAGATCATACATTTGTTGATGAGTTTTGTTGCATAG GGTGCAAAAATTGTGCTAATGTGGCTCCGGATGTGTTCAAAATAGAGGAAGACTTTGGCCGTGCAAGAGTTTGCAgccaatcagggaatcttaactTGGTTCAAGAAGCAATTGATACCTG ccCGGTTGATTGCATTCACTGGACATCCGCTGCCCAACTTTCTCTCCTTGAAGATGAAATGCGTAGAGTTGAGAGAGTAAAT GTTGGGCTAATGCTCGCCGGAATGGGAAGATCATCCATGGATGTTTTCAGAATG GCAAGTTCGAGATGGGAAAAGCGCCAAgcaaaagtcttg GAAAAGGCTAAGATGCAGATGATGAAACCGAAAGATTCCGATAAGAGCGGATTTACGAGTGCATTTTGGAACAATATTTGGGGTTCACCAAAGAATACAG AGGAAGCAGTGAAGGCGAGGGCTAAGAGTGCTGCTGCGGCGGCGAGAAGGTGGCGAGAGTACTCGAGAAAGGGAGCCGATAGACGTCCCACATTCAAGCTTCCTGAGGCGATATCGAACAAGGAATAG
- the LOC122044976 gene encoding MACPF domain-containing protein CAD1-like, which produces MDRARGASAAAGGSEALVATLTNAVQALGRGFDVTLDARLLYCKGAPGSRLVVLDDASSRSLVIADGDCAGGEIVLPDVPLDITITMESDRREPSGVCTFQQMAEYFNRKSDLPGTIPLGSFNSMFNFTGSWKVDAATTKALAMDGFYIPLYKAKLISDELVLRDDIKCAIPRNWDPSMLASFIENFGTHIITSVTIGGKDEVYIKQHHSSQLSESEIKNYVKEIGDQRFLNSQNQSFNAPLTYKDKDITVIFRRRGGDDLVQNHAEWLSTISAAPDVINMTFLPIVSLLTGLPGAQNLVRAVDLYLEYKPPIEELTYFLEFQVQRIWAPARVNAPGHHRKEPMCPSLQFSLMGPKLYISTEQVSVGRKPVTGLRLSLEGSKQNRLAIHLQHFATLPKILLPHWDSHVAIGPPKWQGPEEQDSRWFEPIKWKNFAHVSTTPIESSERSIVDLSGVYIVTGAQLGVWDFGAKSVLHLKLLFSRVPGCTIRRSVWDHSPSTSQVRKVEDTSSSTSVDNSKLAKIVDMTEMLKGPQDTPGHWLVTGAKLGVEKGKIVVRVKYSLLNY; this is translated from the exons ATGGATAGGGCGAGGGGGGCGTCGGCCGCAGCGGGAGGCTCGGAAGCTCTGGTCGCGACGCTGACGAACGCGGTGCAGGCGCTCGGGCGGGGGTTCGACGTCACCTTAGATGCGCGGCTCCTCTACTGCAAGGGTGCCCCTGGGTCCCGCCTCGTCGTGCTCGACGACGCCAGCAGTAGGAGCTTGGTCATCGCCGACGGAGACTGTGCCGGGGGCGAGATCGTGCTCCCTGATGTGCCCTTGGACATTACGATCACGATGGAGAGCGACCGGCGAGAGCCCTCCGGCGTCTGTACTTTTCAACAG ATGGCTGAGTATTTCAACAGGAAGTCGGATTTGCCTGGAACAATTCCTCTTGGCAGCTTTAACTCTATGTTCAATTTCACTGGATCTTGGAAAGTTGATGCTGCAACAACCAAAGCTCTTGCAATGGATGGTTTTTACATCCCTTTATACAAAGCTAAACTTATAAGTGATGAATTGGTTCTCCGAGATGATATCAAGTGTGCTATTCCTCGCAATTGGGACCCATCGATGTTGGCTAG CTTTATTGAGAACTTTGGCACCCATATAATCACATCGGTTACAATTGGTGGAAAAGATGAAGTGTATATTAAGCAGCACCATTCATCTCAGTTATCAGAGTCagaaattaaaaactatgttaaaGAAATTGGGGACCAAAGGTTCTTGAATTCACAGAATCAATCATTTAATGCTCCTTTGACCTACAAAGACAAG GATATTACTGTTATCTTTCGGAGGAGAGGCGGTGATGATCTTGTTCAAAATCATGCAGAGTGGTTGAGCACCATTTCTGCAGCACCAGATGTTATCAATATGACCTTTCTCCCCATTGTTTCTCTTCTGACTGGATTACCTGGAGCTCAGAATCTAGTTCGTGCTGTTGACCTATATTTAGAGT ATAAGCCTCCTATAGAAGAACTAACATATTTCTTGGAGTTCCAAGTACAAAGAATTTGGGCTCCTGCACGAGTTAATGCTCCTGGACACCATAGAAAGGAGCCCATGTGTCCTTCTCTTCAGTTTAGTTTAATGGGCCCTAAGCTTTATATTAGCACAGAACAG GTATCTGTTGGTCGCAAACCTGTCACTGGCCTTAGGCTAAGTCTTGAAGGGAGCAAACAAAACCGGTTAGCCATCCATTTGCAGCATTTTGCAACCCTACCAAAGATCCTCCTACCACATTGGGACTCGCATGTTGCCATTGGCCCACCGAAATGGCAAGGCCCTGAGGAGCAGGACAGTCGCTGGTTTGAACCCATCAAGTGGAAAAATTTTGCCCACGTCAGCACCACACCCATTGAGAGTTCTGAAAGAAGCATTGTTGACCTCTCTGGCGTGTACATAGTAACCGGAGCTCAACTTGGGGTGTGGGATTTTGGTGCCAAGAGTGTCCTACACCTCAAACTGTTGTTCTCTAGGGTGCCTGGGTGTACCATAAGGAGATCTGTATGGGATCACAGTCCATCTACTAGCCAGGTACGGAAGGTAGAGGATACATCTTCTTCCACTTCAGTAGATAACTCCAAGCTCGCAAAGATTGTTGACATGACAGAGATGTTGAAGGGACCACAAGATACTCCAGGCCACTGGTTGGTAACTGGAGCCAAGTTAGGGGTCGAGAAAGGGAAGATTGTTGTGCGTGTTAAGTATTCCTTGTTGAACTACTGA
- the LOC122044981 gene encoding mitochondrial import receptor subunit TOM7-1-like yields MASRVSLKVKGKAKAGKGPKSKEQSTCELVKEWTTWAMKKTKVITHYGFIPLVILIGMNSEPKPHLYQLLSPV; encoded by the coding sequence ATGGCGTCTAGGGTTTCTCTCAAGGTGAAAGGAAAGGCGAAGGCCGGGAAAGGACCCAAGTCCAAGGAGCAATCGACCTGCGAGCTCGTCAAGGAGTGGACCACCTGGGCGATGAAGAAAACCAAGGTGATCACCCACTACGGCTTCATCCCCCTCGTCATCCTCATCGGCATGAACTCCGAGCCCAAGCCCCATCTCTACCAGCTGCTCAGCCCCGTCTGA
- the LOC122044975 gene encoding gamma-glutamyl hydrolase 2-like: MASRRRGVILCISLLLLVGASSVRYEEAMGGSILLSGGWEREDDEPFEYSRDGLSCPSPDPTLYNLPVIGIVSHPGDGASGRLSNASGDSNIPASYVKFVESAGARVIPLIYNEPEETLIEKLNLVNGVLFTGGWAKAGLYYETIKKVFQIALERNDAGEHFPLFAICLGFELLTMIVSKDRDILERFHGENQASSLYFQDYSDVQRSVFERFPNELLRKLSSECLAMQNHKFGISPKKFQGNAALSSFFQILTTSKDEYGKVYVSTVQAYNYPVTGFQWHPEKNAFEWGLSMIPHSEDAVRVTQHVANYFISEARKSSNRPPADKVLDNLIYNYSPTYCGRAGRGYDEVYIFNFPHSSM, from the exons ATGGCTTCGCGGCGGCGAGGAGTAATCCTGTGCATCTCTCTTCTCCTGCTCGTCGGCGCCTCTTCCGTCCGCTACGAAGAAGCTATGGGTGGCTCGATCCTTCTCTCCGGTGGATGGGAAAGGGAGGATGATGAGCCGTTCGAGTACTCGCGGGACGGGTTGAGCTGCCCCTCCCCGGACCCCACTCTCTACAACTTGCCGGTGATCGGGATCGTCAGCCACCCCGGAGATGGAGCCTCGGGCAGATTGAGTAACGCCTCCGGCGACTCCAACATTCCAGCCTCTTACGTCAAGTTCGTCGAGTCAGCGGGTGCCCGCGTCATCCCTCTCATCTACAACGAGCCCGAGGAGACACTGATTGAG AAGCTGAATTTGGTCAATGGCGTACTGTTCACCGGAGGATGGGCCAAGGCAGGACTGTACTATGAGACGATTAAAAAGGTTTTCCAG ATAGCTCTGGAAAGAAATGATGCCGGTGAAcattttcccttgtttgccatTTGTTTAGGGTTTGAACTCCTAACCATGATTGTCAGCAAG GACCGTGATATATTAGAGAGGTTTCATGGAGAGAATCAAGCATCTTCTCTTTATTTCCAAGATTATTCAGATGTTCAAAGATCTGTATTTGAGCG ATTCCCTAATGAATTACTGAGGAAATTGAGTTCAGAGTGCCTTGCCATGCAAAATCATAAA TTTGGTATATCGCCTAAAAAATTTCAAGGTAATGCTGCTCTCTCAAGCTTTTTCCAAATTCTGACAACATCAAAGGATGAGTATGGTAAG GTTTATGTTTCAACCGTTCAAGCATATAATTATCCTGTGACCGGCTTTCAGTGGCATCCAGAG AAAAATGCTTTTGAGTGGGGATTGTCAATGATTCCCCATAGCGAGGACGCAGTGCGTGTAACTCAACATGTTGCCAACTATTTTATCAG TGAGGCGAGGAAATCATCAAATAGACCTCCTGCTGATAAAGTCTTGGACAATCTCATATACAATTATAGTCCTACTTATTGCGGGAGAGCAGG GAGAGGATACGATGAAGTCTACATCTTCAACTTTCCTCATTCGAGTATGTAA
- the LOC122044977 gene encoding probable WRKY transcription factor 65 isoform X2 has translation MMEEMSLESWEVSEDGVAVVTEEEDVAGKAGDFRAAQPPGKRRRVVQKRVVSVPLGDSTEGLRPKNGGGGEVFPPTDSWAWRKYGQKPIKGSSYPRGYYRCSSCKGCPARKQVERSRHDPTTLVVTYSFEHNHPWPLPKSARHTHATPQPPPPPPAAAAETAVVKEEEEEEKCLPAVGEEDPLWSMMTAFEDGTEFRWFPDVTSTSPASAGSDELLYGSVLFGGGEAELVPEERETAAGAGDDDALFAGLGELPEYSVVLRRGTAAASWIGTTSGWIGDR, from the exons ATGATGGAGGAGATGTCGTTGGAATCTTGGGAGGTCAGTGAGGACGGCGTCGCCGTTGTGACGGAGGAGGAGGATGTCGCCGGAAAAGCTGGAGACTTTAGGGCGGCTCAGCCTCCGGGAAAGAGAAG GCGGGTGGTCCAGAAGCGGGTGGTGTCGGTGCCGTTGGGCGACAGTACGGAGGGGCTCCGGCCGAAGAATGGGGGCGGCGGGGAGGTGTTCCCGCCCACGGATTCGTGGGCGTGGAGAAAGTACGGCCAGAAGCCCATCAAGGGATCTTCGTATCCAag AGGTTATTACCGATGCAGCAGCTGTAAGGGTTGTCCGGCGAGGAAGCAGGTGGAGCGGAGCCGGCACGATCCCACCACGCTCGTCGTCACCTACTCCTTCGAGCACAACCACCCTTGGCCGCTACCCAAAAGCGCTCGCCACACCCACGCTACGCCGcagcctccgccgccgccgccagccGCGGCGGCGGAAACGGCGGTGgtaaaggaggaggaggaggaggagaaatgCCTGCCGGCGGTGGGGGAGGAAGATCCGCTGTGGTCCATGATGACGGCGTTCGAGGACGGCACGGAGTTCCGGTGGTTCCCCGACGTGACTTCCACTTCCCCCGCCTCGGCCGGATCCGACGAGTTGCTGTACGGATCCGTCCTCTTCGGCGGCGGGGAGGCGGAGTTGGTGCCGGAGGAGAGGGAGACGGCGGCGGGGGCGGGAGATGACGACGCGCTGTTCGCGGGGCTGGGCGAGCTGCCGGAGTACTCGGTGGTGCTCCGCCGAGGGACGGCGGCGGCTTCCTGGATTGGGACAACGAGCGGATGGATTGGCGACCGTTGA
- the LOC122044977 gene encoding probable WRKY transcription factor 65 isoform X1 — MMEEMSLESWEVSEDGVAVVTEEEDVAGKAGDFRAAQPPGKRSRRVVQKRVVSVPLGDSTEGLRPKNGGGGEVFPPTDSWAWRKYGQKPIKGSSYPRGYYRCSSCKGCPARKQVERSRHDPTTLVVTYSFEHNHPWPLPKSARHTHATPQPPPPPPAAAAETAVVKEEEEEEKCLPAVGEEDPLWSMMTAFEDGTEFRWFPDVTSTSPASAGSDELLYGSVLFGGGEAELVPEERETAAGAGDDDALFAGLGELPEYSVVLRRGTAAASWIGTTSGWIGDR; from the exons ATGATGGAGGAGATGTCGTTGGAATCTTGGGAGGTCAGTGAGGACGGCGTCGCCGTTGTGACGGAGGAGGAGGATGTCGCCGGAAAAGCTGGAGACTTTAGGGCGGCTCAGCCTCCGGGAAAGAGAAG CAGGCGGGTGGTCCAGAAGCGGGTGGTGTCGGTGCCGTTGGGCGACAGTACGGAGGGGCTCCGGCCGAAGAATGGGGGCGGCGGGGAGGTGTTCCCGCCCACGGATTCGTGGGCGTGGAGAAAGTACGGCCAGAAGCCCATCAAGGGATCTTCGTATCCAag AGGTTATTACCGATGCAGCAGCTGTAAGGGTTGTCCGGCGAGGAAGCAGGTGGAGCGGAGCCGGCACGATCCCACCACGCTCGTCGTCACCTACTCCTTCGAGCACAACCACCCTTGGCCGCTACCCAAAAGCGCTCGCCACACCCACGCTACGCCGcagcctccgccgccgccgccagccGCGGCGGCGGAAACGGCGGTGgtaaaggaggaggaggaggaggagaaatgCCTGCCGGCGGTGGGGGAGGAAGATCCGCTGTGGTCCATGATGACGGCGTTCGAGGACGGCACGGAGTTCCGGTGGTTCCCCGACGTGACTTCCACTTCCCCCGCCTCGGCCGGATCCGACGAGTTGCTGTACGGATCCGTCCTCTTCGGCGGCGGGGAGGCGGAGTTGGTGCCGGAGGAGAGGGAGACGGCGGCGGGGGCGGGAGATGACGACGCGCTGTTCGCGGGGCTGGGCGAGCTGCCGGAGTACTCGGTGGTGCTCCGCCGAGGGACGGCGGCGGCTTCCTGGATTGGGACAACGAGCGGATGGATTGGCGACCGTTGA